In a genomic window of Vicinamibacterales bacterium:
- a CDS encoding sigma 54-interacting transcriptional regulator — MRFEDLQELALRISGERDRDAVLRHVVEGLVAQPGVALARLWVLKPGDLCATCRLQASCADRSSCLHLAASAGRSLTGEPWTTTDGAFRRVPVGHRKVGAIAVSREGTRIDDPGSEKWASPDWVRREGITTFAGQPLVAGGDTLGVLAIFRRGAIDDEEMRWLRIFADQAASALANARAFTELAELRQHLEVVDGLLSALSGVLDIGQVFEQVSAVARRAIPHDMLSLPLVTDDREHLVIHAVAGSQVAFPRQVPLPERIRWLLTEPWDHILHSDLHADPAERELPPARAGYRSQLAVPLRVQGTLVGALDFYALAPQVFSKADALVARRIADHVVLAMTHHRLAEQARITEELRARESRLELVDDLLKTVTDAGDLKDQFDRISEIAQKVLPHDAMTLPVVEPDGIHARRYAYSGAHVSGTSAIVKVPEFIRRDPRDYFVTDDVEAPQDAHDQGIAQGFRSALRIPIRIDGRLAGGVGFMSRTPGAFSQADVKVAQRIAGRIALALSRELRATASARADEAQQRASALEARVQALAAELNAVTGYRFVVGESPAWTRVLKQATQVAATDTTTLLLGESGTGKEVVARFVHRASARSGGPFVALNCAALPEPLLESELFGFERGAFTGAMQAKPGQIEQASGGVLFLDEVGEMSPAVQAKFLRVLQEREFQRLGGTRTLKADVRVVAATNRNLTAAVERGAFREDLYYRLNVFEIRLPPLRERRDDILPLSEAFLTEIARAFGRPPAGIARDARDALLAHAWPGNVRELRNVLERAAILCEGGLITTEHLTVGPPEPAARPAAADTTTRPAVPDTTDLRVIERTTIERALQEARHNKSLAARRLGLTRKQLYVRLRQHGLE; from the coding sequence ATGCGCTTCGAGGATCTGCAGGAGCTGGCCCTTCGCATTTCAGGCGAGCGCGATCGCGACGCCGTGCTGCGGCACGTCGTGGAGGGGCTGGTCGCGCAGCCCGGGGTCGCGCTGGCCCGCCTCTGGGTCTTGAAGCCCGGCGACCTCTGCGCCACGTGCCGGCTGCAGGCCTCGTGCGCCGATCGATCGTCGTGCCTCCACCTGGCCGCGAGCGCCGGCAGGTCGCTGACCGGCGAGCCATGGACCACCACCGACGGCGCGTTCCGGCGCGTGCCGGTCGGGCACCGCAAGGTCGGGGCGATCGCCGTCAGCCGCGAGGGGACCCGCATCGACGATCCCGGCTCGGAGAAGTGGGCCTCCCCGGACTGGGTGCGGCGGGAAGGCATCACGACCTTCGCCGGCCAGCCCCTCGTCGCGGGCGGCGACACGCTGGGCGTGCTCGCGATCTTCCGGCGCGGGGCCATCGACGACGAGGAGATGCGGTGGCTCCGCATCTTCGCGGACCAGGCGGCCTCGGCGCTGGCCAACGCGCGGGCGTTCACCGAGCTCGCCGAGCTCCGCCAGCACCTCGAGGTCGTCGATGGCCTGCTCAGCGCGCTGTCGGGCGTCCTCGACATCGGCCAGGTGTTCGAGCAGGTGTCGGCGGTCGCGAGACGGGCGATCCCGCACGACATGCTGTCGCTGCCCCTGGTCACCGACGACCGCGAGCACCTCGTGATCCACGCCGTCGCGGGCAGCCAGGTCGCGTTTCCCCGGCAGGTGCCGCTGCCGGAGCGGATCCGGTGGCTGCTCACCGAGCCGTGGGACCACATCCTCCACTCCGATCTCCACGCCGATCCGGCCGAACGCGAGCTGCCCCCGGCGCGCGCCGGGTACCGGAGCCAGCTCGCCGTGCCCCTGCGGGTGCAGGGGACGCTGGTGGGCGCCCTGGATTTCTACGCCCTGGCGCCGCAGGTCTTCTCGAAGGCCGACGCGCTGGTCGCGCGGCGCATCGCCGACCACGTCGTCCTGGCGATGACGCACCACCGGCTGGCCGAGCAGGCGCGCATCACCGAAGAGCTCCGCGCCCGCGAGTCGCGGCTCGAGCTGGTGGACGACCTGCTGAAGACGGTCACGGATGCCGGCGACCTGAAGGACCAGTTCGATCGGATCTCGGAGATCGCGCAGAAGGTGCTGCCTCACGATGCCATGACGCTCCCCGTCGTCGAACCCGACGGCATCCACGCGCGCCGCTATGCCTACAGCGGGGCGCACGTCAGCGGGACGTCCGCGATCGTCAAGGTGCCGGAGTTCATCCGCCGCGATCCCCGCGACTACTTCGTGACCGACGACGTCGAGGCGCCGCAGGACGCCCACGATCAGGGGATCGCCCAGGGGTTCCGGTCGGCGCTTCGCATCCCCATCCGGATCGACGGCCGGCTCGCCGGCGGCGTGGGCTTCATGTCCCGCACGCCGGGGGCGTTCTCGCAGGCGGACGTGAAGGTCGCCCAGCGGATTGCCGGGCGGATCGCGCTCGCGCTCTCCCGTGAGCTCCGGGCGACGGCCTCGGCCCGCGCCGACGAAGCGCAGCAGCGGGCCTCGGCGCTCGAGGCGCGCGTGCAGGCCCTGGCGGCCGAGCTCAACGCCGTGACGGGCTACCGCTTCGTCGTGGGCGAGTCGCCCGCCTGGACGCGCGTCCTGAAGCAGGCCACGCAGGTGGCCGCCACCGACACCACCACGCTCCTCCTCGGCGAGTCCGGCACGGGCAAGGAGGTCGTCGCCCGCTTCGTCCATCGCGCCTCGGCCAGGAGCGGCGGCCCCTTCGTCGCCCTGAACTGCGCGGCCCTGCCGGAACCGCTGCTGGAATCGGAGCTCTTCGGCTTCGAGCGCGGCGCGTTCACGGGCGCGATGCAGGCCAAGCCCGGGCAGATCGAGCAGGCCAGCGGCGGCGTGCTGTTCCTCGACGAGGTGGGCGAGATGAGCCCGGCCGTCCAGGCCAAGTTCCTGCGCGTCCTGCAGGAGCGCGAGTTCCAGCGGCTCGGGGGCACGCGCACGCTCAAGGCCGACGTCCGGGTGGTGGCGGCCACGAACCGCAACCTGACGGCGGCCGTCGAGCGCGGCGCGTTCCGCGAAGACCTCTACTACCGGCTGAACGTCTTCGAGATCCGGCTGCCGCCGCTGCGCGAGCGCCGGGACGACATCCTGCCGCTGAGCGAGGCCTTCCTCACGGAGATCGCCCGGGCGTTCGGGCGCCCGCCGGCCGGCATCGCCAGGGACGCGCGCGACGCCCTCCTCGCGCACGCCTGGCCGGGCAACGTGCGCGAGCTGCGGAACGTCCTCGAGCGCGCCGCGATCCTGTGCGAGGGCGGCCTCATCACGACCGAGCACCTCACGGTCGGTCCGCCGGAGCCGGCCGCCCGACCGGCCGCGGCGGACACGACGACGCGCCCGGCGGTGCCGGACACGACGGACCTGCGCGTCATCGAGCGGACGACGATCGAGCGCGCCCTGCAGGAGGCCCGGCACAACAAGTCGCTGGCGGCCCGGCGGCTGGGGCTGACGCGGAAGCAGCTCTACGTGCGCCTGCGGCAGCACGGGCTCGAGTGA
- a CDS encoding efflux RND transporter permease subunit — protein sequence MAAHHTDDHLIAHTRNTARLFTETRHLSSVLLVGTLLWGVYGYLQMPQRKDPDIPIRQALVLCPWPGASADRIEELVTRRIEERIAGNVKVERIESNTRTGIAAFYITLVEGLPDTGQEFDDIRLKLDAIRDLPRGAGPIDVIKDFGDTAALMLTVASPRVDDAEIDLRARSLRRAIEAVRATAGTGRRVTVVHGLAPSVPADAVGRPIRLFAAAAAADGLIADGRVVVEPGFVGLDGTTDADDATLLAYVDRFVHDRLRAAEFHPDAWHPVVVRDPAETRARLAAVAGDKYTYRQLDDDTDLLARALKTLPMVSKVTRTGLRQERVYLEYSQERLAAYGVKVSVLDDVLGARNITMPGGLLEVGEKSLTVDPSGEFTSERDIGDVLVPTTNGRQVYLRDVAQIGRGYESPGRLLNFYTARDADGGWRRARAVTLAVQMRSGQKIAEFGAAVDATLDEVRGQLPADLVFARTSDQPRQVEENIDLFMGSLYEAVGLVVLVSLIGFWEWRSALLMALAIPITLAMTFGMLQVLGVDLQQVSIASLIIALGLLVDDPVVAGDAIRRSLADGRPRLVAAWLGPTKLATAILFATITNIVAYLPFLLLPGDTGTFLYTLPVVVTCSLVASRIVSMTFIPLLGYYLLTPRAEPTLAERRRSGVAAAYYRVGHWAIAHRWATLAASVLLLALGGVFMSRLKTQFFPQDLQYHSYVDVWLPEDAPLTATTRVVDQVEATVRRVAGTGAAAHGEGAHPMLKSMTTFIGGGGPRFWFSATPEQSQANYAQVLIEVYDKHDTNRLVDALQAELNATVPGARLDVRRLEVGPPVGIPVSIRVSGEDIPTLRSLAGQVAAILRREPMAVGVRDNWGPEGFAVRLETDPDKANLSGLTNLDVAASSSAGIAGRTVGTLRDGDEQIPIVARLTMEERAQLADLRSLYVYSGQGSQKAPLESISSVVYDTRLEKLMRRNQFRTITISAFPAAGHLPSDVLDAILPAITALQASLPPGYRLEIGGEHEEQVKGFANLAVVMLVSIALIYLALVVQFKHAVKPFVVFAAIPYGVVGALAALWAMGAPFGFMAFLGVASLIGVIVSHVIVLFDFIEERHEAGEPLIEALLDAGIMRLRPVLITVAATVTALFPLALHGGPLWEPMCYAQIGGLSAATFVTLLLVPVIYATCVLDLRLVRWDARGAPPAGARPEVVPDAAGA from the coding sequence ATGGCTGCCCATCACACCGACGACCACCTGATCGCCCACACCCGCAATACCGCGCGCCTCTTCACCGAGACCCGCCACCTGTCCTCGGTGCTGCTCGTCGGCACCCTCCTGTGGGGCGTCTACGGATACCTCCAGATGCCGCAGCGGAAGGACCCCGACATCCCGATCCGGCAGGCGCTCGTGCTCTGCCCGTGGCCCGGGGCCTCCGCCGACCGGATCGAGGAGCTCGTCACGCGCCGGATCGAGGAGCGCATCGCCGGGAACGTGAAGGTGGAGCGCATCGAGTCCAACACGCGCACCGGCATCGCCGCCTTCTACATCACGCTGGTCGAGGGGTTGCCCGACACGGGCCAGGAGTTCGACGACATCCGGCTGAAACTGGACGCGATCCGCGACCTGCCCCGCGGCGCGGGCCCGATCGACGTCATCAAGGACTTCGGGGACACGGCGGCCCTGATGCTGACGGTCGCCAGTCCGCGCGTGGACGACGCCGAGATCGACCTCCGCGCCCGCTCGCTGCGGCGCGCCATCGAGGCGGTGCGCGCCACGGCCGGGACCGGCCGCCGCGTCACCGTCGTCCACGGCCTCGCGCCGAGCGTGCCGGCCGATGCCGTCGGCCGGCCCATCCGCCTGTTCGCGGCGGCCGCGGCGGCGGACGGCCTGATCGCGGACGGCCGCGTCGTCGTCGAGCCCGGGTTCGTCGGGCTCGACGGGACGACCGACGCCGACGACGCCACCCTGCTCGCCTACGTGGATCGCTTCGTCCACGACCGCCTGCGAGCCGCCGAGTTCCATCCCGACGCGTGGCACCCGGTCGTCGTGCGCGATCCGGCCGAGACCCGCGCGCGGCTGGCGGCCGTCGCCGGCGACAAGTACACCTACCGCCAGCTCGACGACGACACCGACCTCCTCGCCCGCGCCCTGAAGACGCTGCCGATGGTGTCGAAGGTGACGCGAACCGGGCTGCGGCAGGAGCGTGTGTACCTGGAGTATTCGCAGGAGCGGCTCGCGGCCTACGGCGTCAAGGTCAGCGTGCTCGACGACGTCCTCGGCGCCCGCAACATCACGATGCCCGGGGGCCTCCTCGAGGTCGGCGAGAAGAGCCTGACGGTCGATCCGTCGGGCGAGTTCACGAGCGAGCGGGACATCGGCGACGTCCTCGTGCCGACGACGAACGGGCGCCAGGTGTACCTGCGCGATGTCGCCCAGATCGGGCGGGGGTACGAGAGCCCGGGACGCCTGCTGAACTTCTACACCGCCCGCGACGCCGACGGCGGCTGGCGCCGGGCGCGCGCGGTCACGCTGGCCGTGCAGATGCGTTCGGGCCAGAAGATCGCGGAGTTCGGCGCCGCCGTGGACGCGACGCTCGACGAGGTGCGCGGCCAGTTGCCGGCCGACCTGGTGTTCGCGCGGACGTCCGATCAGCCGCGGCAGGTCGAGGAGAACATCGACCTGTTCATGGGCAGCCTGTACGAAGCGGTCGGGCTCGTCGTGCTGGTGTCGCTCATCGGGTTCTGGGAGTGGCGCTCGGCGCTGCTCATGGCGCTGGCCATCCCGATCACGCTCGCCATGACGTTCGGCATGCTGCAGGTGCTCGGCGTCGATCTCCAGCAGGTGTCCATCGCGTCGCTCATCATCGCCCTCGGCCTGCTCGTGGACGACCCGGTGGTGGCCGGCGACGCCATCAGGCGCAGCCTCGCCGACGGCCGGCCGCGGCTCGTCGCCGCCTGGCTGGGCCCGACGAAGCTCGCCACCGCGATCCTGTTCGCCACGATCACGAACATCGTGGCCTACCTTCCCTTCCTCCTCCTGCCGGGCGACACCGGCACCTTCCTCTACACGCTGCCCGTCGTCGTGACGTGCTCGCTCGTGGCGTCGCGCATCGTGTCGATGACCTTCATCCCGCTGCTGGGGTACTACCTGCTGACGCCGAGGGCCGAGCCGACGCTGGCGGAGCGCCGCCGATCCGGCGTCGCGGCCGCCTATTACCGGGTCGGGCACTGGGCCATCGCGCACCGCTGGGCGACGCTGGCGGCCTCGGTGCTGCTGCTCGCGCTCGGCGGCGTCTTCATGAGCCGGCTCAAGACGCAGTTCTTCCCACAGGACCTGCAGTACCACTCCTACGTGGACGTCTGGCTCCCCGAGGACGCGCCGCTGACGGCGACGACCCGCGTCGTGGACCAGGTGGAAGCGACCGTGCGCCGCGTCGCCGGGACCGGCGCGGCCGCGCACGGCGAGGGCGCCCACCCGATGCTGAAGTCGATGACGACTTTCATCGGCGGCGGCGGCCCGCGCTTCTGGTTCTCCGCGACGCCCGAGCAGTCGCAGGCCAACTACGCGCAGGTGCTCATCGAGGTCTACGACAAGCACGACACCAATCGTCTCGTGGACGCGCTGCAGGCCGAGCTGAATGCCACCGTCCCCGGCGCGCGGCTCGACGTGCGGCGCCTGGAGGTGGGTCCCCCGGTGGGCATTCCCGTCTCCATCCGGGTCTCGGGCGAGGACATCCCGACGCTGCGGTCGCTCGCCGGCCAGGTGGCGGCGATCCTGCGCCGCGAGCCGATGGCCGTCGGCGTCCGCGACAACTGGGGGCCGGAAGGCTTCGCCGTCCGCCTCGAGACCGATCCGGACAAGGCCAATCTCTCGGGCCTCACGAACCTGGACGTCGCGGCGTCGTCGTCGGCCGGCATCGCCGGGCGGACGGTGGGGACCCTGCGCGACGGCGACGAGCAGATTCCGATCGTCGCGCGGCTGACGATGGAGGAACGGGCGCAGCTCGCCGACCTGCGGAGTCTCTACGTGTACTCCGGCCAGGGCTCCCAAAAAGCGCCGCTGGAGTCGATCTCGTCCGTCGTCTACGACACGCGGCTCGAGAAGCTGATGCGGCGCAACCAGTTCCGCACCATCACGATCTCGGCGTTTCCGGCCGCCGGGCACCTGCCGTCGGACGTGCTCGACGCGATCCTGCCCGCGATCACGGCGCTCCAGGCCTCGCTGCCGCCCGGCTACCGCCTGGAGATCGGCGGCGAGCACGAGGAGCAGGTGAAAGGCTTCGCGAACCTGGCGGTCGTGATGCTCGTCTCGATCGCCCTCATCTACCTGGCCCTGGTCGTCCAGTTCAAGCACGCCGTGAAGCCGTTCGTCGTGTTCGCGGCCATTCCGTACGGCGTGGTCGGCGCCCTGGCCGCTCTGTGGGCCATGGGCGCGCCCTTCGGCTTCATGGCCTTCCTGGGCGTGGCCAGCCTGATCGGCGTGATCGTGAGCCACGTCATCGTGCTCTTCGACTTCATCGAGGAGCGCCACGAGGCCGGCGAGCCCCTGATCGAGGCGCTGCTCGACGCCGGCATCATGCGGCTCCGGCCCGTGCTCATCACGGTGGCCGCCACGGTGACCGCGCTCTTCCCCCTGGCCCTGCACGGCGGTCCGCTGTGGGAGCCGATGTGCTACGCCCAGATCGGAGGCCTGAGCGCCGCCACGTTCGTGACCCTGCTGCTCGTGCCCGTGATCTACGCGACGTGCGTGCTCGATCTCCGGCTCGTGCGCTGGGACGCGCGCGGGGCGCCCCCGGCCGGGGCCCGGCCCGAGGTCGTGCCCGATGCCGCCGGAGCGTGA
- a CDS encoding efflux RND transporter periplasmic adaptor subunit, which yields MTALCRTAAVPITFAAVGLASACTATASREAPAPRPVRVEGVAEAPGPTAIRYSATIDAVRQVPLAFKTAGYVERVVEQRGADGRLRTAQAGDRITSGTVLARVEDTEYRDRVGPARARRAEAEAGRTRARADVERARTLFASDSLTRPDLDSAEAAFAAAAARVTAGESDVALAERALGDVALVAPASGVLLERRIEVGSLVGTGTVGFVLADVSAVKARVGVPDHMLRAVAPGAALDVTIDALAGATFPGRVTALAPVADPQSRVFDVEVTIPNREGRLRPGMIGSVAFAPASGMDAAAAGLLTVPLSAVVRPESGDGAYAVVVVGRRGGAELARLRTVELGDVVGNGVTVTRGLTRGDRIVVTGAGLLVDGEAVRVIP from the coding sequence ATGACCGCCCTCTGCCGCACCGCCGCGGTCCCGATCACGTTCGCCGCGGTCGGACTCGCCTCGGCCTGCACCGCCACCGCCAGCCGCGAGGCGCCGGCGCCGCGGCCCGTCCGCGTCGAAGGCGTCGCCGAGGCGCCGGGACCGACCGCCATCCGCTACTCGGCCACCATCGATGCCGTCCGGCAGGTGCCGCTCGCCTTCAAGACGGCCGGCTACGTCGAGCGCGTCGTCGAGCAGCGCGGGGCCGATGGGCGGCTCCGGACCGCCCAGGCGGGCGATCGCATCACGAGCGGCACCGTCCTGGCGCGCGTCGAGGACACCGAGTACCGCGATCGGGTCGGGCCGGCCCGCGCGCGCCGGGCCGAGGCCGAGGCCGGACGGACCCGCGCCCGGGCGGACGTCGAGCGCGCGCGGACGCTGTTCGCGTCCGACAGCCTCACGCGTCCCGACCTCGACAGCGCGGAAGCCGCGTTCGCCGCGGCCGCCGCGCGCGTCACCGCCGGCGAGTCCGACGTGGCCCTGGCCGAACGCGCGCTCGGCGACGTCGCGCTCGTGGCCCCGGCGTCCGGGGTCCTCCTCGAACGCCGGATCGAGGTGGGCAGCCTCGTCGGCACCGGCACCGTCGGCTTCGTGCTGGCTGACGTCAGCGCCGTGAAGGCGCGCGTCGGCGTGCCCGACCACATGCTCCGCGCGGTGGCGCCCGGCGCCGCGCTCGACGTCACCATCGACGCGCTGGCCGGCGCCACCTTCCCCGGCCGCGTGACCGCCCTGGCGCCGGTGGCCGATCCGCAGAGCCGCGTGTTCGACGTCGAGGTCACGATTCCCAATCGCGAGGGGCGCCTGCGACCCGGCATGATCGGCAGCGTCGCGTTCGCACCCGCGTCGGGGATGGATGCGGCGGCCGCGGGGCTGCTCACGGTGCCCCTGAGCGCCGTCGTCAGGCCCGAGAGCGGCGACGGCGCCTACGCGGTCGTGGTCGTCGGGCGTCGGGGCGGCGCGGAGCTCGCCCGGCTGCGCACGGTCGAGCTCGGCGACGTCGTCGGCAACGGCGTCACGGTCACGCGCGGCCTCACCCGGGGCGATCGCATCGTCGTCACCGGCGCGGGCCTCCTCGTGGACGGCGAAGCCGTCCGCGTCATCCCCTAG
- a CDS encoding TolC family protein, with protein sequence MTTSTYAWAIAMAVLPLPAVAQQAPEARLTLEAAVQLAVDRNVQVQSARLEIDTADAALAVARTRRLPSFKTDVSVSQLLTPVDFAFPQGAFGSFPGTGPIPATDTSVSVGRRPTAYVSSQVSQPLSQLFRIGLAIDGAETARALAVERARATRLAVVNAVTRAYFSILQTKSALAASDEVVAMYRALGTTLSARVAQKVALRADALEVDYRLAEEELARTTFENALASGKEELNRLLGRDVATAFDVAEAADVTLTDVDLDLARQRALESRPEVRQAHLTIGQALLDERIARAGRLPDVSFAVSYLTNLNIDVLPANLASAGIQLTWEPFDWGRRRTEIAAKAHAVAQARLALRDAEDRAAVDVSRRYRTLTETRARLKVASMAQDVAREKLRVRTNQFQVQAALLPDVLQVRAELAQATDLYEQALSAFWTAKADFDLAIGED encoded by the coding sequence ATGACCACATCCACGTACGCGTGGGCGATCGCGATGGCGGTGCTGCCCTTGCCGGCCGTCGCCCAGCAAGCGCCCGAGGCGCGGCTCACCCTCGAGGCCGCCGTGCAACTGGCCGTCGATCGGAACGTCCAGGTGCAGTCCGCCCGCCTGGAGATCGACACGGCCGACGCCGCCCTGGCCGTGGCCCGCACCCGCCGGCTGCCCTCCTTCAAGACGGACGTCTCCGTGTCGCAGCTGCTCACGCCGGTGGACTTCGCCTTCCCGCAGGGCGCCTTCGGCTCGTTCCCGGGCACCGGCCCGATTCCGGCGACGGACACGTCCGTCAGCGTCGGCCGCCGGCCCACGGCCTACGTCTCCTCGCAGGTGTCACAGCCGCTGTCACAGCTCTTCAGGATCGGCCTCGCGATCGACGGCGCCGAGACGGCCCGGGCGCTCGCCGTGGAGCGCGCGCGCGCCACGCGGCTCGCGGTGGTCAACGCCGTCACGCGCGCCTACTTCTCGATCCTGCAGACGAAGAGCGCCCTGGCCGCGAGCGACGAGGTCGTCGCGATGTACCGGGCGCTCGGGACGACGCTGTCGGCCCGCGTCGCCCAGAAGGTGGCCCTGCGCGCCGATGCCCTGGAGGTAGACTACCGGCTGGCCGAGGAGGAGCTCGCCCGCACGACCTTCGAGAACGCGCTCGCCAGCGGGAAGGAAGAGCTGAACCGCCTGCTCGGCCGCGACGTCGCGACGGCATTCGACGTCGCCGAGGCCGCCGACGTCACCCTCACCGACGTCGATCTCGATCTCGCGCGCCAACGCGCGCTCGAGAGCCGTCCGGAGGTCCGCCAGGCCCATCTCACGATCGGCCAGGCTCTCCTCGACGAGCGCATCGCGCGCGCCGGGCGCCTCCCCGACGTGTCGTTCGCGGTGTCGTACCTCACGAACCTCAACATCGACGTGCTGCCGGCGAACCTGGCGAGCGCCGGGATCCAGCTCACCTGGGAGCCCTTCGACTGGGGACGCCGCCGCACCGAGATCGCGGCCAAGGCCCACGCAGTGGCGCAGGCGCGGCTGGCGCTCCGCGACGCGGAGGATCGCGCCGCGGTGGACGTGTCCCGCCGCTACCGGACGCTCACGGAGACACGCGCGCGCCTGAAGGTGGCGTCGATGGCGCAGGACGTCGCGCGGGAGAAGCTGCGCGTCCGGACCAACCAGTTCCAGGTCCAGGCGGCGCTCCTGCCCGACGTCCTGCAGGTGCGCGCCGAGCTGGCCCAGGCGACCGACCTGTACGAGCAGGCCCTGTCCGCGTTCTGGACCGCGAAGGCCGATTTCGATCTCGCCATCGGGGAGGACTAG
- a CDS encoding Os1348 family NHLP clan protein produces MAHRSIEMLIGRLVTDERFRAAFVANPEATLFSLRELGLDLSPTEVAALVNTDPAVWARAADELDPRLQKATLTRDSRTP; encoded by the coding sequence ATGGCCCATCGCTCCATCGAGATGCTCATCGGCCGGCTCGTCACCGACGAACGCTTCCGCGCCGCGTTCGTCGCCAACCCCGAGGCGACGCTCTTTTCCCTTCGCGAGCTCGGTCTCGACCTGAGTCCGACCGAAGTCGCCGCGCTCGTCAACACCGACCCCGCCGTGTGGGCGCGGGCCGCCGACGAGCTGGATCCCCGGCTGCAGAAGGCCACGCTCACTCGGGACTCGAGGACACCATGA
- a CDS encoding FAD-dependent monooxygenase, whose translation MSTLPNTTDVLIVGAGPTGLTLACVLADAGVSSVLVDRQTAGSNTSRAAAVHARTLEVLEALQVTSRLQAAGHVVPRFVIRDRDRVVAAIPFDRLPTRYPYVLMVPQYITEAVLTDRLHELGGEVRRPFAVSGLAQDAAGVSVTLTADGQAPRAVRARYVVGADGMHSTVRETTGFGFTGDAYAQAFMLADVHLSWALGRDEVMAFFSPDGLVIAAPLPGGSHRIVATVDESPEHPGVGDVQALLDARGPTIDPARVHDVVWSSRFRVHHRVADRYRSGRVLLAGDAAHVHSPAGGQGMNTGIQDAVALGRALTACLRAGGDERPLDDYERTRHPVAERVVAFTDRLTRMATLKSRRARAVRNAAIGVVGRVPALPRALATELAGLRNR comes from the coding sequence ATGAGCACCCTTCCGAACACGACCGATGTCTTGATCGTCGGCGCCGGCCCCACCGGACTCACGCTGGCGTGCGTGCTGGCCGACGCCGGCGTGTCGAGTGTCCTCGTCGACCGCCAGACGGCGGGCAGCAACACCTCCAGGGCCGCGGCCGTGCACGCGCGCACGCTCGAGGTGCTCGAGGCGCTGCAGGTGACGAGCCGTCTGCAGGCGGCCGGGCACGTCGTGCCCCGCTTCGTCATCCGCGATCGCGACCGCGTCGTGGCGGCCATCCCGTTCGATCGGCTCCCGACGCGCTACCCGTACGTGCTGATGGTGCCGCAGTACATCACCGAGGCCGTCCTGACCGACCGCCTGCACGAGCTCGGCGGCGAGGTGAGGCGGCCGTTCGCCGTCAGCGGCCTCGCGCAGGACGCCGCGGGCGTCTCGGTGACCCTGACTGCCGACGGCCAGGCGCCTCGGGCCGTCCGCGCGCGCTACGTCGTTGGCGCCGATGGCATGCACAGCACCGTGCGCGAGACGACTGGATTCGGCTTCACGGGCGACGCCTACGCGCAGGCGTTCATGCTGGCCGACGTCCACCTGTCGTGGGCGCTGGGCCGCGACGAGGTGATGGCGTTCTTCTCGCCGGACGGCCTCGTCATCGCCGCGCCGCTCCCGGGGGGCAGCCATCGCATCGTCGCCACCGTGGACGAGTCGCCGGAGCACCCCGGCGTGGGGGACGTCCAGGCGTTGCTCGACGCCCGCGGGCCGACGATCGACCCGGCGCGGGTGCACGACGTGGTCTGGAGCTCGCGCTTCCGCGTGCACCACCGCGTGGCCGACCGCTACCGGTCCGGCCGGGTGCTGCTCGCGGGCGACGCCGCACACGTGCACAGCCCGGCCGGGGGCCAGGGGATGAACACGGGCATCCAGGACGCGGTGGCGCTCGGACGCGCGTTGACGGCGTGCCTGAGGGCCGGAGGCGACGAGCGCCCGCTCGACGACTACGAGCGCACGCGGCATCCGGTCGCCGAGCGCGTCGTGGCGTTCACGGACCGGCTGACCCGGATGGCCACGTTGAAGTCCCGCCGCGCGCGGGCCGTGAGGAACGCCGCCATCGGCGTCGTGGGCCGTGTGCCGGCGCTGCCGCGGGCGCTGGCCACCGAGCTCGCCGGCCTGCGCAACCGCTGA